The sequence below is a genomic window from Sylvia atricapilla isolate bSylAtr1 chromosome 26, bSylAtr1.pri, whole genome shotgun sequence.
CCATCCCCGTGCACACCTGTGTGCATGTACACACGtgtgctgtgagcacagggatgTGCACAGGCAGTGTGGGGTGGGGCTGTCCCATCATTTCCCACCCAGGGCCAGGGTCCCAACCCAGCTCAGGGACCCTCAGGGACCCACCTGCCacccctgcccccagcaccagccagcagtgcagggccagGTGCCCACCCCAGGGTCTGGGTGCCGTTCATGAGTTCTGGGTGCCCCCCAGGGTTCTGGgagtccccagggctgtgggtgtccccagggtggtAGGTGTCAcctcagggctctgggtgtccccCAGGGTTCTgggagccccagggctgtgggtgtccccagggtggtAGGTGTCACCTCAGGGTTCTGggtgccccagggctgtgggtgcccctgCCCCCCGTGCCCCCTGCCCCCCTACCATGTCTCACCAGGGAGGTGCCGCCGGTGTCGCGGTGCAGCCACGGGTGCGTCGGGCTCTCACAGCTCTACGCTGCTCTGGAAGTGGGGACACGAGCTCTGCTCCCCCAGGTCAGCCCCCATTCCTCtccccactgtccctgctgtctCCAAGGCCTCTGCCTCGCTCACCGGTCAGGGCAGAGCCAATGTATCCTCCCCTCTCCTTGTCCTTTCCTGTCTCCTtctctccagctcagccagctcCGTGCTGTGGCCCTCACCCTGGCATCCCTTTTCCAACGccatcccctctcccagcctgacCACCGATGggatccttcccctctgcccttTTATACCGTCTTTGTTCATATGACAAGCACGTGGAAAACTAGAGCAGGGCTCGGAAAAAAGCTCCTTAAGATGCTTTAATTCAGTTTCCTGGATCCCATGACTGAGCTCGGCCTCTGAACGAGGTCTCATGACTGTGGCACGCAGGCCCCAACCATCAAAAGCCTCATTTATGCCCCAAATGAGACTTAAACCCCTCTTGGCCGGTCACCCAATGTCCCCCATGCCCAGTCTGGGCCCCTGGGCCCCTCTGGCTGGGGGCTTCAAACCAGCCAGAGGGACACCTGCCCTGACCCTGCTCTGGAGGGACTTTGGGGACACTcaaggccttggctctgtctgtcacctccagggacaggacactGCACAGTCCCCCTCCAGGTACCAAAACCgtccagccctgtcccccagCCAGTGCCCTCCCTTTGCCCCAAACCGCAGCACCAGTGGAGGGGACAGAAGTGCTGTCCCAAAGGGGACAGAAGTGCTGTCCCAAAGGGGGCAGAAGTGCTGTCCCAGTGGCCCAGTTTAGCCCCAGGTGGGGGTTCCTGTGCCCAGGACCCCCAGCACATGCTCTCTGAGGCCCCTGCAGCTCTTCTAGGGGTGAGTGCTCCTCTGTCCCTCCTTGCTCAAGCTGCTGAGTGAGGATGGAGCCTCCATCCAGGGCCAGGAGCAGTGACAGATCCAGACCCAAAGCCCTGATCCCAGTCAGGGCTCCCACCATGGAGGTGGCACTCAGCAAATGTCCATCTCCATGGACTCCCATATTCCCGACCTGGCTCTAGACTTTGGGGATCAGGCTGAACTTTACTGACCTTTGCCTTTGTTTTAAACTGGGACACGGGAAATACAACCTCGAGCCACCTCAACATCCCCCCAAACCCAACCAGCTCTGAGCCATCCTGCTggcaaggcagagctgccccaaaGCATCTGCAGCTCAACAGGAAACAGGCAGCAGTAAGAggataaaattataaaaatgccCTGGGTGCACAGAGAAtgcctctgtgccaggattAGGGAGCGCTGGGACAGCGGGGCCggagggagccaggctgggtggCTTTGGCTTCCCACACACGTGTGAGCCCAAGGCTCCCAAACCACCTGGCCACTgctggcagagggatggagaaggaaggaCTGGGGGGATGTACAGGGAGAAGCCAGACAGCTCCTGGACTCCAAAATCGCCCCGGAAAAGAATGAGGCCCTCCCCCAGAGCCATCCACAtcctcttccagctcctgcacagccccagcaccaaGAAGAGGtcatccctcctcctctggaACACCCTGCTCTGGTGCTGGGGGAAATGAGGGATGTGCGGGGAGCAGGGGGTCCCGTGGCCCCCTCCCCCAGCTCACAGCTCCAAACAATAGGTGCATTGGAGTGCTGTGAGTGTGGGGGTGCAGCGAGCCCCTCTGCCTGGCCCCTGAGCCCCTAAGGAGATTAAATCCCTTCTCACATGAGCCTGGCGGGCCCCAGGGCGTCGTGCcggggaggggacaccgggaggacagggacagggaggggaagggcagagcagtgttttgctgtttgagTTGGGgccagggatgtcccaggggCAGGAAAACCCACAAACAGCACTTCCCAGGGGTGTAAGAGCAGGTGCTGTCCCAAAAATCACCAACCTGaacctctccctgtccctggggcaAATTTCCCATGTGCTGGTGGGAGGACTCCGTGGGACACCCCTGCACCTGCCCCCGTGGCCAGTGCACCctcagaatcactgaggttCCCACACAGCTCTGGTCAGAACTGAGCATGGAGCAGGTCAAATCTAAGGTTTGCCCTCCCCAGGACCACCCCACGTACCCCAACACCACTCTGTGTCCCTTGCTGTGCTAGCCCTGGTACAGAGCAGGCCACGGGGATCTCCCCCTTCCCCTGTGGCACATCCAGCCCCCCACAACTCCTGGAAGGCTGAGGCCCACCTCGGCACCCACCCATGATCCCATGGGATCCCCTAACGGCATGGGAAAGGGGAATGGGTTCCTGTTGCCCCCAAGTCCCACAGGACACACAGGCCTTTGCAGCCTGCTCCCAGGGGCCAAGGGCATCTTCCCCAGTCCCGCTGGCACCTTGGGGCCGCCCAGACCCAGAGGAGGGTGACAAGCACTGGGGATCTGGCGAAGGGCAATCCAGGGAAGGTGCTGAACAGGGGGAAGGTGGAGGGGCTGGACACCCTGGGGCTGGGTCATGGGCAGGAGCCCCCAGGGGTACCCAGGGAAAGGGCACACACGGGTGAAACATTAAACCTCTGCTCTTTATTCGCTGCCTGGTTCCCTCGCCCCGTTCCCCGTGCGAGTGGTCCGGAGGAGGTTTTCCAGGGGTGACCCAAACACCAGGAGTGCTCTGGGAAGGCCGAGCAGCGCCAGACTGGAGGAGGTGTGGGGCAGGGGGGCACCTCCTCCATGCATCCCCATAGTCCCCGTGGGGACACGGCTCTGCCCCAGCCGCGGGGTGAACACCGGGCACCGCCAGTGCTGGTCCCGGGAAAGCTCCATGGAGAGCAGGAACTGCCACCTCCTCTGTCCCACCCAGAGGGACACCGGGGAGGGGCcagggctccagcccctctccaacTCGCCTTATTGCTATGGTCAGAGCAGCAGAGCGGCCGGGAGGGACTCGGGACTTCGCCGGTGTGGGATAGGAGGCGAGGACATGTCTGAAGCCAAGGATCCACCAGCGGAGGGTGGGCTCATGTctctgggaaggggaaaggagggagctGCCGTCTCTGGCCAGCCAGGCCGGTGGTGCCAGCAGCGCCGGGGGCTGGcaccagcagggaggagagctgTGCTCATGTCTGAGAGCAAACATTGTCCATTCCAGGACTTCCCGCCCTCTCCTGagcctggagctgaggctgaaCAAACTCAttacagctccagcagcagggactaGGGAAAGCTACTGGGAGAACTGGAGAAACAAGCAGAACccccctgcctgtccccctgGCTAGTTGCGTTGGCTGGCCAGTTCCTGGGAGATGAATTTCCGAAGGCGCTCGAGGTACTGGCTGTAGAGTTCAATGTCATTGTGCCCGGCCCCGTCCACCCACAGCGGCTCCACGGCCTTGGGGCAGCGCTCGAAGAGCGCCAGGCCATGGGAGAAGTCGATGACTTCATCCTCCGTACCGTGGATGATGAGGACAGGAGAGGTGATTTTGGAGATCTTCTCGATGCTGCCAAAAGGGTGAAcggggaagagaggagagaggggggTAAGCACAGGGAACAAGACATTTCCATTCCTCCTGCCCCCAAAACATCCCCTGGGAGAGGGACCAAGAAATGCTCTTTGATcatggcagagcacagagagggaCACGGAGTTTCTGCCAAGGAAAAATCTGCCCCAGTGTGACAGACAAGGAGcagacagcagtgacagcatcCCCATGGGACCTCAGCAGGGCGGATGGGAactgctgcaggacagccccTCCCTGTTGGgatcagctctgctgagctctgaggAAGGGAAGCacggctgctcccagcccagtcCCAAAGGCCACGCCAGGCCATCAGGATGCAGAGCGTGGGCTGGTGGctcccagccacagcttctgGCTCAGGGACTGTCCCCTGGGCCCCACAGGCCTGATGCAAAAGAGGGGCAAAGGAAGAGCTCGTCCTCTCAGCACCACTCCTGCCAtctgaagagcaggaaaacccCTGAGGAATTACTCTTGGGGGACAGAGTggtcccagggacacccagggcttGTGACACCTGACAAGGGGCCAGCAACACAGCCCCAAAGCTGGCAGGCAAAGTCACTGGGACAGTGTGGCCAAGAGATGATTGCACAGCCCTCAAGGAGGGGGCATGGTGACCCCCCAGGGAGGGCTGCAACTCCCAGAGGGCACCAAATACAGGGCGAGAAAACGCCAAAGGAGATGTTTAAACCTATCATGAGAAATGTCCTCGTGTCCCCTGGCCGTGACCAGAGCTGGTCTGGCACTGTCCCTGCAAACCCGCCATGCCCTCTGCCCAGGGCACTCACTTGGGGAAGGCATCAAACCAGTAGGTCTTCTTGGTGTCGGGGAAGGCGACGCGCATGCCGGAGGTGAGCGGGGAGTGCAGCACGATGGCCGCACACTCATAGCGGGAGGCCAGGTCAACCGTGGGCACCGTGCCAATGCTCTGTCCATACAAAATGATGTTCTCTGGGCTGATCCCGTACCTGGCAGAGAATGGGAGAGGTCAGGGTCCGGGCACATGGCCAGGAGATACAGCTCAGGGGTTACTCTGCTTTGGTCACTGCACCCACAGGGCTCCCAGCAAGGTCCAGGGTCTGTCCCCCTGaccttcccccagctcctcatGTCTGGGCCCACGGCAGTTCCCTGCACTCCCAaaggtgcagggagcagccaggggtgAGCTGCCAGGTGAGTTCTGGGGTGTGTCAAGGCTTTCCCTCACCAGGTCACAGCTATAGGGTGTTCACAGACCCTGCACTGCAGCCGTGTggggcagcccccagctctgggtCACACCTCAAGCCAGGCccaaggaagaggaggcagagcctggcacaAGGAGGCAGGAAGCACAGCTCATGCCAAGATCATGCCCCGCAGCATCCCTGCCCCGCAGCatcccccagctgctccccctACAGTTTTCCAGCCACCCTTCCTGTCTCAAGTGGCCCAGGGCTCCCCTTCCGGGagatttcctgttttccagacagctggagcacagggtTTTCCCGAGGGCAGcggggctgtgctccctggcCCGGCCTGCCCCGCTCACCGTGTGCGCAGCGCCTGCCACGCGGCGTCGATGTCGGAGTAGAGGTTCCGCTCCGAGGGCTTGCCCGTGCTCACGCCGTAGCCAGAGTAGTCATAGGAGAAGATGTTGCAGTTGATGCGGGTGCCCAGCCCGATGTAGAAGCTGCTCATCTGCCCCAGGTCCACAGCGTTGCCGTGGGAGAAGAGCACCGTGTACCTGGGACACAGGTACAGAGCGTTAATCCCGGGCTCTGCCGCGGTGCCGGAGCTCGGGCACGGATATCCCTGGACATTTGCCTCAGAGGCCAACAACCAAACTCCGGGACACAAAGGGCAAACACCCCTCTGGCCACCAACAAAGGTCCTCGTGACAGCCTCAGGGACACCCAGACCcttctgctgccagagccaggggCTCGCTCTGAGCGGAAACAGGCAGCTTGAAGGCAGGATGATGATTCTGCTCAAGTTTTTGAGTCTATTTTTGGTAAAAAGCTCAGGATTTGGGGCTGTTTGCCCAATGGGGATTTCAAGTAAGAATTCTGACAGcgggttttttctctcctgagcCTGGCAAGACACCAGATGCTGAGAGAGAAGTGAATTGTGGGAGTGACAAGGCACAAGAAATTTCCACcataaggagaaaaacaatGTTAATCATAAAAATTAACACTAATAGGAGATTGATGGGAGTTTGGTTCCCTTCTGCCAGAGGGAGGGAACAGGACCCACTCCCTGCTGAGGCCCTGCAGCTGGTCCGAGGGGTCTGTGGCCAGGCTGAGCCTCAATCCTGGCCTGGATGCCCAGAGAACCTCAGCTGGAAGTCAGTGACAGGATAAGCCATGGGATACCTCACTCTTTGAGAGGTCTGGCTCCCCTAGCTCAGGttccccctccagccctgcagcctgtgatGGTGGTCTTTGAGAGTCTGTTGTTCTTGGCAGGAAAGGGGTCATCTGGGGTGACCTggcctccctctgctcctgaaCCCCCAAACTGTGCCACTACTTGGGGAGCAGCTGCCAAGTCCCCTCctgtctcctcctgcccaggcagtggcagcaggagggggtCTCCATCTCACACTCCAGGGTGCCTCTCTCCAGCTTCCCAGTTCACAGACCCAGGGGAGAGACCAAACCCCTCCTGGCTTTCACTCCCATCATTCTTTTCCTTGAGGAATCAAATGTCTCTATGAATTTGACTAAACCAGGCTCTcctggctggcacaggcagTTGTCCATCCCCATGGTCACTgcaggctgggaatggggagcagcagctggtgcagccACTCCTGCGCTCCCTGAGAAACAAGCTCTGTGCCAACAACTGGAGCCTTACGTCACTGCCAGTGACACTGGGGGATTGTGAGACAGCCTGGGGAAtccccacatccctgcagcctctggcttTGCCTCTGTTCCTGCTTTAACCCCATTCCCAGTGCAGCCACAAGCCAGACCGGTCCCGGGAGCCCAGCTCGCCCGTCCCACCGGATGCCTCTGCAGCCCCGCGGCAGGGCCAGCTCCTCCAGCGACGCTCAGCcgagggaggggaggggacaggagccccCAGCGtggccccagcccagcagagccctggctggcGCACCCACGGGTGACTCACCTGGCGCCGGGCACGCAGCGGACGTACATGCAGCCGACGCGGTTCCCCCGGCTGCTCTTGGTGATGAACACCTCGATGTTGTCCAGCTCCCGCTGGGAGTACTGGAAATCTGCCCGGTCCTTCAAGTGCAGCTTCCAGCGGCCCGCGGCGCCTCGCAGGGAGCCCGTGCTGCCCACGGGCTCGGGCTCGGGCACCATGGCGTAGGTGGGCTCCGGGGGCAGGAAGGCGAGCTTGGCCGCGATGCGGCTGGGGCAGGGCGGGCAgcagaagaggcagcagagtTGGCTGATCGACAGCCCGTTCATGACGGCGGCGAGGCGGGAGGCGCCCGGAGCCAGGGAGGATCCGAATCGGACAGAGGCCGGGAACGAGGCTGGCCCGGAGACGCCCAGTCCTCAGCTGGCCCTGGGCACGGCTGGCGCCGGCCGTGCAGCGCGGGCCGGGGCGTGCGGCGGGGCTGCCGTGTCCATCTGTCCGGCCGGCGGCTGCGGGGGCCTGCGGGCAGGGTGGAGGCTGAGGGCTCTGTCCTCTCTCTGACACATAGCCAGGGACAAACGTGCTCCCCGCAGTGCCCCCCGCCTCCTCGAGTACCTCTGCAGCTCGCAGCCCCCACCGAGCCCACGCAGCCCCCCCAAAATCAAACCTCCTGCCACATTCGCCAGCCTCCGCGAGCAGCCCACGCGGAGGGGGTGAGCACAAGCACAgcatcacacacacaccacccccacagcagccacacgGCTGATGGGACAAAGGACACGGCTCCCCCGGGGCCACCGAGGTGCCGGCACAGGCATGCACGAGTGCCGAGCTCCCGAGGGAAAAAGgtgaaaggagagagaaagggggaaagagagaggaaaaaaaaaaaaaaaaaaaaaaaaaaaaagaggaactaTTTTCTGCAAGTTTGGGCACAGGCTTGAGCTGAGGAATGTCAAACCAGCCCACACCCCGAGGAATTCGCTCCATCTGCTTCCGAAGcgctgggaaaggggaggaaagggtGGAAGAGGGATATGGCACTGAAGCTGGGATACAGCGCTTGAAATATGCCAAAATACTGGGAATGAAGGGGTGCCCCGTGCCCAAATAGGAGCCAGTGACCACCCACAGCAGGGCCGGGGCCGGTGTCACACCCGGCATGTGGAAGCCCTGTTCCTCGCCGGTTTGGCACCCTGTGTGCCACTGGGACCAGCCAGCGGATCCCCCGTGTGCCACTGCGACCAGCACTCCCGGGACAGATCCGGTGGCCGCACACCTGCACGGGGTCCACGCGGGTGGGTGACACTACAGGCCACTTCCATCGTGTGTCACGTTCGTGTCGTATGCCTTGCACACACTGGGACGCTGGGGACACCCCGCCGTGGGTGGGCAGCCCCGCCCGGCCCCTGCCCTCGCCACTCGCCTGCTGTGGGGGCCCGACCCAGCGCACAGGCGCTGACCCCACACCCACCCACAACCACGAGGGGGATCCATGCTGTACCCAGCCAGTGACCTCTGCGGGACCCCCACCACTGACCGGTGGGCGCTCTCCGCTCCCCTGACAGGCACGGGAGGCCTGCCCCACACACACTGACTGCACTCACACTTTCCACCCCGCCTGCTGCTGGCCTCTCACCACTGACCCCTCCCCGCCAACTCACGCGTGTGGCACTCCCAGCACTGGCCAGTGAGTTCTCCCCCTCACTGCCCATTGTGGCCCTCCCACCTTGCCGACAAGCTTGGAGAACCCACCCCCACTCACACTGACCCGTGTGGGCCCCCCCGACTGCTGTGGGCCTCAATCCCCTCACTGATCGCTGGAGGGTCTCCCCGAACACACACTGACCAGTGGGACCCCTTCGCGATCTCTGTGTGCGTGTCCCCCACTGGACCCGTGTAAGCCCCCCGATCCCCCCACCGACCTCCCCGAGACCCCCCCGACTACTGAGGGACCTCCGTGGGCACACCCTGACCCGCGTGGGTCTCCCCCTGCCCCCACCGCCGTGAGCCTCTCCCGCCTGCTGCGGGGGTCTTACCCACACCGACCGGCCTCCGCCCTCCGCTGCCCAGCGCGGACCTTTCACCTCCCGCTGCCCGCCGGGAGGGTCCCACACCCTCAGTGACCCCCACGAGCCTCCCCAACATACCCTGAccactgtgtccccagcacaccGACCGGCCTGGCCTCCCCCGAGTGCCGGGGCCTCCCCTCCCTCTGACCGCGCTGTGGGACCCCCCACCAACACATACCGACcggccccccgccccgccgctgcACCCCGATCCCTGCAGGCTCGCCCCGCCGCGGCGGTGTCCCCACGGGCCGTGGCGGTGTCCCCACAGGCCCCGCCGGCCCGTGTGCCCGTCCCTGCCCAGTACCTGCACATCCtcccggcccccggccccgctcggcgcTGCCCGAGGCCCCGCGGCCGTTGCGGCCTCCCAGGCGGGGGCggcgctggccccgccccggccggaAGTGACGCAATCTCCCCGCGCCCGTTGCCATGGGAACAGCGCGGCCGCCTCATGGCGGGGACGCGGCGCGGCTCCTCCTCAGCCCCTAAAGCCCAAATGGGGCTGGAAGATCGTCCAGTCCGACCTGGGCAcggtcacctggagcaggggcCTTGGAATGTCTCCGGAGAGGGAGATCCACCGCCTCCCTGCGCAGCtgttcagtgctctgccaccctccgTGTAAAGTTGTTCTTCCCCGTGTTGAGGTGGGACTTCTTGTGGTTTAGTTTATGCTCATTGCAGcactgaaaagagtctggcGCTCACGCTGGAGATATTTATGTGGATTGGAGAGATCTCCACTTGTTGGAAAATAtacaaagtttaaaatttttattttctaactgTAGTCACATTCGTTCGCCTTTGCCCTGGGGGAAGGGAACTGAAGTTTCTTTCCAAAGCATTGTTCCACCAGGTGAGGCCTGATGAGTTCAGCATCTCagcaggctgagagcagcacGAGAGATATCCGAGAGATAACGCCCATCAAGGGCCATTGGCGAGCCATCAGCATACATCAATGAACACATACTCCAGACCTGCCCCCTGGAGACACCTGGCCCGGAAAAGGCTGATAAAGAAATCCGGGAGTGAAGACCTAATTAATATCAGAGGCGAAGAAACGCGTATCCGTCAGGAAACCAAACACTAAGAACTGCGCAACTCGGGACCACTGAACATTAAACCGATGGATTTCTACGGGGTTTGGACTGTATGAAGTTTGAGAAAAATCCAGTAGTTTGAGAAAAATCATGGAGCGTGGTCCCCTGCGGCTGAAGGGCAGCAGGGGCGCCCTGGGGGCCAGCAAGAGGACGGTGAAAGACAAGGCCCAGATCCTGGAGCAGATTATAAGCAACAAGAAGCAGCAACAGGAGAAGTGTGGACTGGACAAACAGATCTGGGCACAGGTGGCCTTTGAGAAgatgcaggagaagcagcaagtGGAGTGGGTCctgaaaaaaacatcccaaactCACAAGCAGTGCGTGGAGGAGCTCAACAGGCACTTGGATGTTCTGACTGAGCACTAGGACATTCCCAAAGTCAGCTGGACTAAATGACTGGGCTGGTTGTCACGGCTCtggagttgttttgtttgtatcGAGCAGGATTGCCTTGTACATCTGTCCTCCATACTGTCAAATATAACTTCTGAGCTTTTATGACTTCTATTACTTTCTACTGTCTCATTTTatggtcttttttttaaaaaaaacaaacattcaaTACTCTCAGTCTTCTCTGGACTAaccaagcccagctcctgtggtCTGTCCTCATCAGAGACATGCTCCAGACACCAAATCATCTTtggggcctcctctggactctctgcAGTAGCTCCTTGtcccaggactggacacagcaccccagatgtgcctcactatggctgagcagaggggcagattCACTCCCTGCCCTGATGGCCACGCTCTTCCCAATGCCCCCAGGGTCCCATTGTGCCCCCCAGtcccaggacactctgctggctcGGGGACAGTTTGTcatccaccaggacccccaggcccttctctgcagagctgctctccagtgggtcatccccagcctgtgctggcacttgGGGTTGTTCCTCCGCGGGTGAAGGACCCTACACTTGCCCTTGTTGAACCTCCTCAGGTTTCTCTCCACCTAGCTCTCACTCAGCCCCTCAAGGTCCCTCTGAATGGCAGCGCAGCCTTCAGGTGAATCAGCCACTGCCTCCGGCCTGAATCATCATGAAACAAGATCAGGATCCAGTCCATCTCTCCAGCAGATCGTTGCTACACAGACTGAACAAGGCTGGATGAAGTACTgatccctggggacagtggtgcCTGACCACAGGTGGCCTCTGCTGTGCTTACCCCTGAGTTCTGCATTCAGCCAGGCCCTCCCCCCTAGTCCATTTATCCCACATTTCCCGTGTCTACCTATGAAGATGTCACAGGAGACTCTCCATAGCTTTGCTTAAGTCATCCCGGTGCCAAACACTGCCCAATGCACCCACACGGATatggggagggggggaggcTTTGGGGGCCTCTCCCAAACTCCCTTTCCAGCCCCATGGAGGTGACAGCAAACCAGAGGAAACCTGGGAGAACCTCAGAGCCTCATAAACCCCAGCCAGAGCTTCCTCTCAGCCAGAAGACAAAATCCCAGATTTGGCAGGCTTGAAGTGACCTCTGGAGATGatccagtccaacccctggTGGATTTGAGATCTGGGGGGTACAGGTCCAGGGTGCTCTGAtccccagccagcaccaggTACTGTGAATGATCATCcacagggaaactgaggcacagagcccCACAGCCACCCCCAAAGAGCTCAGAGCCAAATGCTGCATCCACAGACACCCCTGCCTGAAACAGAGCACCCACAGCATCCAAGCAAACTAGACTGTGTTGTATTTACACTCATGGACAGGGAAGAAGGAACAGGGaaaagggcagtgctggagaagCAGGTGGCTGTGGTCTTTCCCAGAGGATCCATGGGAGCTGCTGCACTTCCTCAGGGTTGGTGGCTGCAATTCCTGCTTCCCCTGAGAGTGAGGGATCATCCTCAGGCAAAAGCTCTGTGGCAAACCCAGCCTGGCCACgcaccagctctgcagggacGGCCCAGGTCTGTCCAGGGGTAACACGTGCAGCCACTTGCGTGCTCCACACATAATGTCAATGTTATCCAGGAGGAAAAACCTGAGGAAAAGGCTGGCAAGAGGCAGCCTCGCTCCTCTCTGTACTGGAGGGAGGGGTTGCATCAGTTTGGGAGGTTCAGATGCTACTGGTACCACCACAGGAtggcagctggcacagagcacacactgCTTTGGCTGGAGCAGACTGGAAAAACCAAACACTTGGAAGGATCCCCCCACCAG
It includes:
- the ABHD17A gene encoding alpha/beta hydrolase domain-containing protein 17A, giving the protein MNGLSISQLCCLFCCPPCPSRIAAKLAFLPPEPTYAMVPEPEPVGSTGSLRGAAGRWKLHLKDRADFQYSQRELDNIEVFITKSSRGNRVGCMYVRCVPGARYTVLFSHGNAVDLGQMSSFYIGLGTRINCNIFSYDYSGYGVSTGKPSERNLYSDIDAAWQALRTRYGISPENIILYGQSIGTVPTVDLASRYECAAIVLHSPLTSGMRVAFPDTKKTYWFDAFPNIEKISKITSPVLIIHGTEDEVIDFSHGLALFERCPKAVEPLWVDGAGHNDIELYSQYLERLRKFISQELASQRN
- the LOC136371834 gene encoding protein FAM32A-like; protein product: MERGPLRLKGSRGALGASKRTVKDKAQILEQIISNKKQQQEKCGLDKQIWAQVAFEKMQEKQQVEWVLKKTSQTHKQCVEELNRHLDVLTEH